The nucleotide sequence TTTTGAGTTTCATTTTCAATTAACTCCCCTACTTTCTCTAATGATTTATTCTCTAAATAAAAAACCCTTCCATCAATATAAATTTCCATATTATGATTCTCCTTTGAGTCTATGATTAACTACACTTATTTCCTTATGAACTTACATGTACCATTTTACAAAGTGAAAAGTTCTTTTTATTATTTAACTTTATATAACTATACATCATTCGTTGAGACCCTTTGCTTTTAACTCACGATTTCAAAATAAAGTAAAAATGTTGTTTTATTGAAGTTAGGATTATTTGAAATGCTATTATTAGATTTTCAATTAACTTATTATCCCTACAGTGTTATTATCGGTGTCTAACTAAAGATTGTTTACTTCTCATAAACTTTCCTTTATTTACACTACAGTTAGTATAATGCATTCCTTTTACTCAACTAACTACAGATAAAACTCTATGAATTTTAGAATAAAAAATCTAATTATCTTCGAATTCTTTATTCGTATGTATAAAAATTAAAATAATATAAGCCTTACAATTTTTTTATTACTTTTTATAGAAATACAAAAGGCCCCGCTATAGCGGGGCCTTTTGTAAAATCACTATTATTAACGTAGTAATTGAAGAACACCTTGTGGTTGTTGGTTCGCTTGAGCAAGCATAGATTGGGCAGCTTGAGAAAGAATATTATTCTTAGTGAATTCCATCATCTCTTTCGCCATGTCAACATCACGAATACGAGACTCAGCAGCAGTTAAGTTCTCAGCAGCATTATCTAAGTTTGTGATAGTATGTTCTAAGCGGTTTTGCATTGCACCAAGGTAAGAACGCCCTTCAGAAACAGTTTTAATTAAAGAATCGAGACCACTGATTGCATTTTGAGCACCAGATAATGTGCTGATGTCTAATCCAGAAGCAGTAGTGGCTACGTTTGTTAAATTTACTCCCGAAGTAGTTAAATCAAGAGTGATTTCATCACCTTTGTTTGCACCCACTTGAAGAACTAACTTACCAGAGGAATTAATTTCATCTCCGCTGGCTCCCTTAAACAGGCCTTGTGTATTAAATGTAGATTTATCTTTGATTCTATTAATCTCTTCAGATAACTGATCAAATTCCTTGTTCAATGCACTGCGGTCTTGAGTTACATTTGTATCATTCGCAGATTGAACAGCCAATTCACGCATACGTTGAAGAATAGCATGAGTTTCGTTCAAACCGCCTTCTGCTGTTTGAATTAAAGAAATACCATCTTGTGCGTTTTTAGAACCTTGGTCCAAGCCACGAACTTGCGCTCTCATTTTTTCAGAGATTGCTAGACCAGCAGCATCGTCGCCAGCTTTGTTAATGCGAAGACCAGAAGATAATTTTTCCATGCTTTTTTGTGCTGCGCCAGTGTTTTGGCTTAAACGACCATATGTGTTAAGCGCTGAAATATTGTGATTAATTCTCATTTTTAATTTCCTCCTTGAATATATCGTTCACTTCCATGTGAACTTTTGATAAAAGTTGTTTCACAAGGACTTTCAAGTCGGCCGCCTTGTTGTTCCCTGTTACACTAATAATATCGGCAAG is from Bacillus sp. PK3_68 and encodes:
- a CDS encoding flagellin, which translates into the protein MRINHNISALNTYGRLSQNTGAAQKSMEKLSSGLRINKAGDDAAGLAISEKMRAQVRGLDQGSKNAQDGISLIQTAEGGLNETHAILQRMRELAVQSANDTNVTQDRSALNKEFDQLSEEINRIKDKSTFNTQGLFKGASGDEINSSGKLVLQVGANKGDEITLDLTTSGVNLTNVATTASGLDISTLSGAQNAISGLDSLIKTVSEGRSYLGAMQNRLEHTITNLDNAAENLTAAESRIRDVDMAKEMMEFTKNNILSQAAQSMLAQANQQPQGVLQLLR